ACAGGGGCAGTAGCAGCACGCCGTATATTAATTGCTTTAAATTATGCTATGGCTCAAGATGGTGCGATCCCTGCAGATATAAAAGTATTTGTTACTAATAATGGTGGAGATGCTTCACCGACATGGGAAGATGCAACAAATAAATTTATAAGCCAGGACTATTATGAATTTACTAATACGAATAAAACATCTCCAAATTTTGCAGTTGCATTTAGAGTAGTGATTAATTCAAATGACTCGATGGGTGAAATTTGGATTGATGGTGCAGGTATGACATTTGATTGATTGGAGCTGAAAAGAATGATACCTTTTGTACAAAAATCACTTGAAGAAATTAGACAGGAAGAAGAAGCATTACGACAAAAAGAGCTACAGTTAGAACAAGTTGTAGCACTCAATAAAAGTTTGATGCTGACAGTCACAGAGTTATATGAGGAAAATCTTGCATTTCGTGAATTGAATCGGAATGTGATGCTTGTAGTGACTGAATTATACGAAACAATTTATGCTGCAGAGGAAGTAGGTGAAACGAAATGAGTCCAATCGTAATCATTTATGCACAACTTGTAAAAGATGGGGATAAAACAATTGAACAAGTACCTGCCCATATAAAAAAAGAAGTGAAAAAACTTTTAAACGCTGGTGAGCCAAATGCGTAAGCTCATTCAAGCGTTTTTATTATGGCTTTTGTCCATTTTGAAAGGGGGTGAGATTATGCCAATCGCAGTAATTTATGTTGCTTTAATCATGGACGGTGATAAAACATATGCACAAGTGCCGAAGAATGTTAAGCCAGAAGTAAAGCGTCAGCTAGAAATTTTAGGGTATGAAGATTTAGCTGAATAATCAATATTCCCAAGCGTTTGGGAATTTACCTCAAACGTAAAAAAGAGGCTTGCAAATGCGAGCCTCTTAAATACTGAATAAGAACATGTGTTCCTACTCGATATTCATTATAGTATATCGGGAGGGAAAAAGATATGCGTTTTTTAGATTTTTTTGCGGGAATTGGTGGTTTCAGGCTAGGCATGCAACAAGCAGGGCACACCTGTATAGGTTTTGTCGAATGGGATAAGTTTGCTCGCAAGTCTTATGAAGCTATACACAACACAGAAGGAGAGTGGACTGCACATGACATTACAACAGTCTCAGATGAAGAATTCAGCAAATTTAGAGGAACAGTCGACATTATCTGTGGAGGATTTCCATGCCAAGCATTCAGTGTTGCTGGAAAGCGACAAGGATTTGAAGATACTAGAGGAACATTGTTCTTTGAAGTTGCAAGGGCAGCTCAACAAATCCAACCACAGTATTTATTCCTTGAAAACGTTAAAGGGCTATTATCTCACGACAAAGGGGAAACGTTCGGAATTATCCTCCATACGTTGGATGAACTTGGGTATGACGTTGAATGGCAAGTGCTTAACACTAAAGATTTCTCAACAAAAGAACGCCCAACACCACAAAATCGAGAACGAATTTTCATTGTCGCACATCTTAGAGGATCAGGTGGACGAAAAGTATTTCCTATCGGACGAGAAAGTGAAGGCCTTAATAGCAAATCAAAAATAAAAATTTATGGTAGTACACAGAAAGATTTTCATAAATCGCAGAGCCAGAGAGAACTAGTATATGATTCTGAAGGGATTGTAGGCTCCTTATTGGCATCAGATGCGAAAAATCCTAAACAAATTGTTATTCGTACTGTAGGAAGATTACCTGGTAATCACAATCAAAGTAATCAAGTTTATCATGTTAAAGGATTAAGTCCAACATTGACTACAATGCAAGGTGGGGGAACACAACCAAAAATTTATTTACCAGTTCTTACACCAGACCGATTAGAAAAAAGGCAAAATGGTAGACGTGTCAAAGGACCAGATGAACCTATGTTTACAATCACAGCACAGGATCGTCATGGTGTGGCTATTAAAGAGGCTACTACAAAGGGCTTTGATATGGCTTATCCAGGCGACAGTGTGAATTTTAGCGTGCCAACATCAAAGACACGTAGAGGCAGAGTGGGGAAAGGTATTGCAAACACGTTAGATACTGGATGCCAGCAAGGTGTATTAACGGATGAATTTCGTATCAGACGACTTACACCGTTAGAATGCTGGAGACTTCAAGGGTTTCCAGATGAAGCATATGAGAAGGCAGCAGCTGTTAACACAGACTCACAACTGTACAAGCAAGCAGGAAACTCGGTGAGTGTGCCAGTGATATATGAAATAGCAAAAAGAATTTATGCATCTTCTTAATAGGGTGCTTTTTATTATGCAAAAAGGAAGTGTTGTATGAGTATAGAAATGTCGTTGCTGTTTGGCGCAATAGGTACAGTATTAGGTGTGCTTGGAGCAATTATAACAATGAAAAAAGATAGTAAAAATCAAGGAGCATCAGAAGCCAGTATCACGACAAAGGTTGATTATATCGCTCGTGGGGTGGATGATATTAGGCTAGATCAACGTGCTCAGGCTTCGAAAATCGAATCGATGAATGAAAAGTTGATTCGAGTTGATGAATCAAGTAAACAAGCTCATAAACGTATCGATAAATTGGAGGGAATATCACATGAAAGTTAACTGGAAAGTTCGTTTACAACACAAACAATTTTGGGTGTCATTAATTGCATTATTACTAGTGCTCGCTAATCAAATAGCGGGCATTTTTAATGTCGATATTACGATTTACAATGCTCAAATTACAGCCATTTCAGAGACTTTATTAAGCATTTTAGGCTTACTGGGCATT
This genomic stretch from Lysinibacillus pakistanensis harbors:
- a CDS encoding CD1375 family protein; this translates as MSPIVIIYAQLVKDGDKTIEQVPAHIKKEVKKLLNAGEPNA
- a CDS encoding DNA cytosine methyltransferase; the encoded protein is MRFLDFFAGIGGFRLGMQQAGHTCIGFVEWDKFARKSYEAIHNTEGEWTAHDITTVSDEEFSKFRGTVDIICGGFPCQAFSVAGKRQGFEDTRGTLFFEVARAAQQIQPQYLFLENVKGLLSHDKGETFGIILHTLDELGYDVEWQVLNTKDFSTKERPTPQNRERIFIVAHLRGSGGRKVFPIGRESEGLNSKSKIKIYGSTQKDFHKSQSQRELVYDSEGIVGSLLASDAKNPKQIVIRTVGRLPGNHNQSNQVYHVKGLSPTLTTMQGGGTQPKIYLPVLTPDRLEKRQNGRRVKGPDEPMFTITAQDRHGVAIKEATTKGFDMAYPGDSVNFSVPTSKTRRGRVGKGIANTLDTGCQQGVLTDEFRIRRLTPLECWRLQGFPDEAYEKAAAVNTDSQLYKQAGNSVSVPVIYEIAKRIYASS
- a CDS encoding phage holin, with the protein product MKVNWKVRLQHKQFWVSLIALLLVLANQIAGIFNVDITIYNAQITAISETLLSILGLLGIIIDPTTKGASDSEQAMNYDKPKGDVK